A genomic segment from Lytechinus variegatus isolate NC3 chromosome 10, Lvar_3.0, whole genome shotgun sequence encodes:
- the LOC121422798 gene encoding uncharacterized protein LOC121422798: protein MASEHDFLFLFLALFTLVMFVLTQVLSALATVPGDPAGWFPNTTEEVSDAYPVLVTPAGWTFLVWAIIYIWMLIYVIYILTTICRRNKNGPVYMNPPVITANFLAFFTLNLAFNIVWLFLFSRREFAWSLADSCLLAFSAYICLWISHRNVEKYRDVMETNHKVDLWCNRILLQNGLAVYATWTTIATLINLSIALTYLADVKNLSASLISLSILTAEVVVYFVVDTFYWDRYLRYTFTVYPTVIWALSGVLSENWDPDTKTSIFNAVLLAVGCLCFVIKIVLVVFVRDQLDSKPFPQSSGKVNKYMLNDEESDIPSITMTNKKLYDNAVN from the exons ATGGCGTCCGAGCATGATTTCCTCTTCTTATTCTTGGCGCTCTTCACGCTCGTCATGTTTGTCTTAACACAAGTCCTCAGTGCTCTTGCTACTGTACCTGGGGATCCAGCTG GTTGGTTTCCTAACACCACCGAAGAAGTGTCCGATGCGTACCCGGTCTTGGTTACCCCAGCAGGATGGACCTTCTTAGTCTGGGCTATCATCTACATCTGGATGCTGATCTATGTCATCTACATCCTTACCACCATCTGTCGAAGGAACAAGAATGGACCGGTCTACATGAACCCACCCGTCATCACAGCAAACTTCCTCGCCTTCTTCACGCTGAACCTCGCCTTCAACATCGTCTGGCTGTTCTTGTTCAGTAGGAGGGAGTTCGCCTGGTCGTTGGCCGATTCGTGCCTGTTGGCGTTCTCCGCCTATATCTGTCTCTGGATCAGTCATCGCAACGTGGAGAAATATCGTGATGTCATGGAAACTAATCACAA ggTTGATCTGTGGTGCAATCGAATCCTTCTTCAGAATGGTTTAGCTGTATACGCAACGTGGACCACTATCGCAACACTGATCAATCTTTCCATCGCCCTCACCTACCTTGCTGACGTCAAGAACCTATCAGCTAGTCTCATCTCTCTCTCAATCCTCACCGCCGAGGTCGTCGTCTATTTCGTCGTCGATACCTTCTACTGGGACCGATACCTTCGTTATACATTCACCGTCTACCCCACCGTCATTTGGGCCCTGTCCGGGGTCCTGTCTGAGAATTGGGACCCGGACACGAAGACGTCGATCTTCAACGCCGTTTTGCTGGCAGTAGGATGTCTATGTTTCGTCATTAAGATTGTCTTAGTGGTGTTTGTTAGGGACCAATTGGATTCCAAACCTTTTCCACAGTCATCAGGGAAGGTTAATAAGTACATGCTAAATGACGAGGAAAGTGACATACCGAGTATCACAATGACAAATAAGAAGCTTTACGATAATGCAGTTAATTAA
- the LOC121423205 gene encoding uncharacterized protein DDB_G0290685-like: MMVTGNNKDDEGGYEGNNEGDEDDYEGNKKGNNKGDEDDYEGNKKGNNEGDEDDYEGNKKGNNKGDEDDYEGNKTGNNKGDEDDYEGNKKGNNEGDEDDYEGNKKGNNKGDEDDHEGYKTGNNEGDEDDYDGNKTGNNKGDEDTENNKGDEDDYEGNKTGNNEGDEDDYEGNKTGNKGDEDDYEGNKTGNNKGDEDDHEGYKTGNNEGDEDDYDGNKTGNNKGDEDDLEGYKTGNNEGDEDDYEGNKTGNNKGDEDVFFRVIRRETIRVTKIIKRVPRRKTTRVTKMGMRDSVSKGFHNDMTGRGTEL; the protein is encoded by the exons ATGATGGTG ACGGGTAACAACAAGGATGACGAAGGGGGTTATGAGGGTAACAATGAGGGTGACGAAGATGATTATGAGGGTAATAAGAAGGGTAACAATAAGGGTGACGAAGATGATTATGAGGGTAATAAGAAGGGTAACAATGAGGGTGACGAAGATGATTATGAGGGTAATAAGAAGGGTAACAACAAGGGTGACGAAGATGATTATGAGGGTAATAAGACGGGTAACAATAAGGGTGACGAAGATGATTATGAGGGTAATAAGAAGGGTAACAATGAGGGTGACGAAGATGATTATGAGGGTAATAAGAAGGGTAACAATAAGGGTGACGAAGATGATCATGAGGGTTATAAGACGGGAAACAATGAGGGTGacgaagatgattatgatggtaataAGACGGGAAACAACAAGGGTGACGAAGAT ACGGAAAACAACAAGGGTGACGAAGATGATTATGAGGGTAATAAGACAGGTAACAATGAGGGTGACGAAGATGATTATGAGGGTAATAAGACGGGTAACAAGGGTGACGAAGATGATTATGAGGGTAATAAGACGGGTAACAATAAGGGTGACGAAGATGATCATGAGGGTTATAAGACGGGAAACAATGAGGGTGacgaagatgattatgatggtaataAGACGGGAAACAATAAGGGTGACGAAGATGATCTTGAGGGTTATAAGACGGGAAACAATGAGGGTGACGAAGATGATTATGAGGGTAATAAGACGGGAAACAACAAGGGTGACGAAGATGTGTTTTTTAGGGTAATAAGAAGGGAAACAATAAGGGTGACAAAGATTATTAAGAGGGTACCAAGACGGAAAACAACAAGGGTGACGAAGATGGGTATGAGG GATTCTGTTAGCAAAGGCTTTCACAATGACATGACTGGACGTGGGACTGAACTCTAG